Proteins from a genomic interval of Fusarium oxysporum Fo47 chromosome I, complete sequence:
- a CDS encoding amino acid/polyamine transporter I codes for MAQSTEAQNSDNKSDINVRHNYDVDVGRVENVESFTKSPDAVDDNILLAQGHAPVMRRSFDLLGTLGLGFSITNSWVSYASCFGQSLLYGGAQATVFGLIVACAVQWLIILGLAEQASAFPSSGGQYHFTYILAPKRYRRFAAFAVGIISVLGWWVITCSGISNNVQCIIGMVLFVNPDYQPQNWHSYLLYIGLILITLIPIFTIPQKHLGKWTQACLAISVLGFVVVTITILAMSDGYNHPSFITKFDGTSGWPNGVAWVMSIGNAMYAFASMDAVIHVAEEMHHPGKAIPRAMNLTMIIGLLTSVPFILAMMFVIKDLDAVRAAHLPSLEVFHQATGSKSAALGLQSLLVVIFYTCMPSQWITCGRLTWAFSRDRGLPYSNYWNHISPSLGFPVRTTLLSVGFCIIYGLLYMASSQAFNSIITTAVLGVNISYAVPQAITLIHGRENKLPPRPFKLGKVGGYLCNAWTPLWVTTIGIFICFPNAIPVTAGSMNYVCVVLGCMVLILVCLWFTVRRYFDGPAIDYEMLGLSRSE; via the exons ATGGCTCAGAGCACAGAAGCCCAGAACTCCGACAACAAGTCCGATATCAACGTCAGGCACAACTACGACGTTGATGTCGGCAGAGTTGAGAATGTCGAAAGTTTCACCAAGAGTCCAGATGCAGTTGATGACAACATTCTCCTCGCTCAGGGCCATGCCCCTGTGATGAGGCGATCGTTTGATCTGTTGGGAACGCTCGGTCTTGGCTtcagcatcaccaactctTGGGTTTCATACGCCAGTTGTTTCGGACAGAGTCTTCTCTACGGAGGTGCCCAAGCGACTGTGTTTGGACTAATAGTCGCCTGCGCAGTGCAGTGGCTTATCATTCTCGGACTTGCGGAGCAAGCTTCGGCGTTTCCATCTTCAGGAG GCCAATATCACTTCACGTACATCCTCGCCCCCAAGAGATATCGACGTTTCGCCGCCTTTGCCGTGGGTATCATCAGTGTTCTTGGTTGGTGGGTGATTACCTGCTCCGGCATCTCGAACAACGTGCAATGCATCATTGGCATGGTCCTCTTTGTCAACCCTGATTACCAACCTCAGAACTGGCATTCATACCTGCTATACATAGGGCTCATTCTGATTACAC TCATTCCCATCTTCACGATTCCCCAGAAACATCTCGGAAAGTGGACTCAAGCATGTCTCGCGATATCCGTCCTCGgcttcgtcgtcgtcacAATCACGATCCTCGCCATGAGCGACGGGTACAACCACCCGAGCTTCATCACCAAATTCGATGGAACAAGCGGCTGGCCAAATGGCGTTGCATGGGTCATGAGCATCGGCAACGCCATGTACGCTTTCGCTAGCATGGATGCTGTGATCCACGTCGCTGAGGAAATGCACCACCCAGGCAAGGCCATTCCTCGAGCAAT GAACCTCACGATGATTATTGGTCTCCTTACCTCAGTTCCATTCATCCTGGCCATGATGTTTGTCATCAAAGATCTCGATGCTGTCAGGGCTGCCCATCTTCCAAGTCTTGAAGTCTTTCACCAGGCTACTGGTAGCAAGTCAGCTGCACTCGGACTTCAGTCTCTTCTTGTAGTCATTTTTTACA CATGTATGCCTAGCCAGTGGATCACATGCGGCCGATTGACTTGGGCCTTCTCGCGAGAT CGTGGACTCCCATACTCCAACTACTGGAATCACATCTCACCCTCTCTGGGCTTCCCCGTTCGCACGACTCTGCTGTCTGTTGGGTTCTGCATTATCTATGGGCTGTTATACATGGCTAGCAGTCAAGCCTTCAACTCTATCATCACCACTGCAGTTCTTGGTGTGAATATTTCATACGCCGTCCCTCAGGCTATCACTCTGATTCACGGACGGGAGAACAAGTTGCCTCCAAGACCGTTTAAGCTCGGAAAAGTCGGGGGTTATCTCTGTAATGCGTGGACTCCTCTCTGGGTCACCACGATTGGCATCTTTATTTGCTTCCCCAATGCCATTCCTGTAACTGCTGGGTCAATGAATTA CGTGTGTGTTGTACTAGGATGCATGGTGCTTATCCTGGTTTGCCTTTGGTTCACTGTTCGTCGTTACTTCGATGGCCCCGCTATCGACTACGAAATGTTGGGCTTGAGCCGCTCAGAGTAA
- a CDS encoding fungal-specific transcription factor domain-containing protein, with the protein MSAVKPPREFKFVGAFSRKRRRRDGTAPGSIDFVGPTTRSKQAATSTPKPQSEAVVAEPATPPKSADGNSEGQDKSAENTTPPAVEATETEAQAPLAATPVIPHENANPFDHDMMMGEGMNSGSDIDWTYSSLMNPFIDTGPSFMAPFDQVNGQLPIYFGPDMPLIQLGDSSSTDNSPENHFIGPQLPNETDGTASEFAANAQSQAIEEPVLPLLNSHAAPSNISDTIAQLLTRYDQEFCVMPLTHDFAANPFRFDAETGRGSQLLLHCILALSYKHINRDTGSCAGEAKMHKKKALQMLKDMEGVSQASPIEATFLDAVLILMTLDCATSAHGPWTWYLKRAHKMIQAAEFCNMKKTPRMQARIEMLVWWDVTLALTSRQGCVLSESTIISLFNHDKTSDETFYSVSGCPEALFRHMIRLGSYAREFELISNMTCAKFDMEHVLGVEKEIREWTDPEYGDLPDQLVSDTTGCDIGDVAHYKEDLHHCAEAWRYGLLIYIGRVFKWQRDQPAPSILGFLARKTLNHVTSCRYSSMLQKQLLLPVFLSGCETSDEHLRQAARTYCSWWNERTRYDMFLTANTLLEEVWADEAVDSWWGSVIDQKSRSNVNSGEGRQYLFG; encoded by the exons ATGTCAGCGGTCAAACCTCCCCGAGAGTTCAAGTTCGTCGGCGCATTCAGTCGCAAGAGAAGACGTCGCGATGGGACAGCGCCTGGATCAATCGACTTCGTCGGACCGACAACACGATCAAAGCAAGCAGCGACGTCAACGCCGAAACCGCAGAGTGAAGCTGTTGTCGCTGAGCCTGCGACACCGCCAAAGTCAGCGGATGGTAATAGCGAAGGTCAGGATAAGAGTGCAGAGAACACAACTCCCCCTGCGGTAGAAGcgacagagacagaggcgCAAGCTCCTCTTGCGGCGACGCCAGTGATTCCGCACGAGAATGCCAATCCGTTTGATCACGACATGATGATGGGAGAGGGGATGAACAGCGGGAGTGACATAGACTGGACATATTCAAGTCTTATGAATCCCTTTATCGATACAGGTCCCTCGTTCATGGCGCCTTTTGACCAAGTCAATGGCCAGCTGCCGATTTATTTTGGCCCCGACATGCCTCTCATTCAGCTGGGCGACTCATCATCTACTGACAACTCGCCTGAGAACCATTTCATCGGGCCTCAATTACCAAACGAGACTGATGGTACAGCGAGCGAGTTCGCTGCAAATGCGCAATCACAAGCAATTGAAGAGCCTGTTTTGCCGTTGCTCAACTCTCACGCCGCGCCGAGCAACATCAGCGACACCATTGCGCAGCTACTGACTCGAT ATGACCAAGAGTTCTGCGTCATGCCTCTGACCCACGACTTTGCCGCCAACCCATTCCGATTCGACGCCGAAACAGGTCGCGGCTCCCAACTTCTCCTCCATTGCATCCTCGCTCTCTCTTACAAACACATCAATCGCGATACAGGCTCTTGCGCTGGAGAGGCCAAGATGCATAAGAAGAAAGCTCTTCAGATGCTCAAAGACATGGAGGGCGTGTCGCAGGCGTCACCGATTGAAGCGACATTCTTGGACGCGGTGTTGATACTCATGACACTTGAT TGCGCGACATCTGCTCATGGACCGTGGACGTGGTATCTCAAGCGAGCGCATAAAATGATCCAGGCTGCCGAGTTCTGTAACATGAAGAAGACACCACGAATGCAAGCACGCATAGAGATGCTAGTCTG GTGGGACGTCACTCTAGCTCTCACAAGCCGTCAAGGATGTGTCCTCTCCGAATCCACGATAAtcagcctcttcaaccaCGACAAAACAAGCGACGAGACCTTCTACAGTGTATCAGGTTGTCCCGAAGCCTTATTCCGCCACATGATCCGCCTCGGATCTTACGCACGAGAATTCGAGCTGATAAGCAACATGACCTGCGCAAAGTTCGACATGGAACACGTTCTTGGCGTAGAGAAGGAGATACGCGAGTGGACAGATCCTGAATACGGAGACCTCCCAGATCAACTCGTCTCAGACACTACAGGCTGCGATATAGGCGACGTAGCACACTACAAAGAAGATCTACACCACTGCGCCGAAGCTTGGAGATACGGTTTGTTGATCTACATCGGCCGTGTGTTCAAATGGCAGCGCGATCAACCCGCCCCCTCAATACTAGGCTTCCTCGCGCGCAAGACGCTCAACCACGTTACGTCTTGTAGGTATAGTTCCATGCTGCAGAAACAACTGCTTCTTCCTGTTTTCTTATCTGGGTGCGAGACGTCGGATGAGCACTTGCGACAGGCGGCGAGGACGTATTGTAGCTGGTGGAATGAACGGACGAGGTATGATATGTTTTTGACGGCGAATACGCTATTGGAGGAGGTTTGGGCTGACGAGGCGGTGGATTCGTGGTGGGGATCGGTTATTGATCAGAAGAGTCGGTCGAATGTTAACTCTGGGGAGGGGAGGCAGTATTTATTTGGATGA
- a CDS encoding aminotransferase, with amino-acid sequence MATMDEVFAGYAKRQATLEASTNILSQGIAWVEGELVPLQSARIPLLDQGFMHSDLTYDVPSVWDGRFFRLDDHLDRLEASCKKMRLRFPIPREEIKKILVEMVAKSEIKDAFVELIVTRGLKGVRGAKPEELLNNNLYMFVQPYVWVMDPEDQYHGGRAIVARTVRRVPPGSIDPTIKNLQWGDLVRGLFEANDRGATYPFLTDGDANLTEGSGFNVVIIKNGVLYTPDRGVLQGITRKSVIDAARSCGYEIRIEHVPVEAAYQADEILMCTTAGGIMPITTLDDKPVNDGKVGPITKAIWDRYWAMHWEDEFSFKIDY; translated from the coding sequence ATGGCAACCATGGATGAGGTATTCGCCGGCTACGCCAAGCGACAAGCCACCCTTGAAGCCAGCACCAACATCCTCTCCCAAGGCATCGCCTGGGTCGAAGGCGAGCTCGTTCCCCTGCAATCAGCCCGCATCCCCCTCCTCGACCAGGGTTTCATGCACAGCGACCTGACCTACGACGTCCCCTCCGTCTGGGACGGCCGCTTCTTCCGCCTCGACGACCACCTTGATCGTCTCGAGGCCAGCTgcaagaagatgaggcttCGCTTCCCCATCCCCCgcgaggagatcaagaagatcctcgTTGAGATGGTGGCCAAGAGTGAGATCAAGGATGCGTTTGTTGAATTGATCGTTACGCGTGGGCTCAAGGGCGTGAGGGGTGCGAAGCCGGAGGAGCTGCTGAATAATAACCTGTACATGTTTGTTCAGCCATATGTCTGGGTTATGGATCCTGAGGATCAGTATCATGGCGGTCGTGCCATTGTTGCACGAACCGTACGACGTGTTCCACCTGGCTCTATCGATCCCACCATTAAGAATCTTCAGTGGGGTGATCTTGTCCGCGGCTTATTTGAGGCCAACGACCGTGGCGCCACTTATCCCTTCTTAACCGACGGCGATGCCAACCTCACCGAAGGTTCAGGCTTTaacgtcgtcatcatcaagaatggcGTGCTCTACACACCTGATCGTGGAGTCTTGCAGGGAATCACAAGGAAGAGTGTCATTGACGCTGCGCGATCTTGTGGATACGAGATTCGCATTGAGCATGTTCCGGTTGAGGCGGCGTATCAGGCTGATGAGATTTTGATGTGCACAACTGCTGGTGGTATTATGCCCATCACTACTCTGGACGATAAGCCTGTGAATGATGGCAAGGTTGGACCTATTACAAAGGCTATCTGGGATCGTTACTGGGCTATGCACTGGGAGGATGAGTTCAGCTTCAAGATTGATTACTAG
- a CDS encoding putative serine dehydratase domain-containing protein, whose amino-acid sequence MPRCLSSKQTPMTMDHSLEHHRAYLGNSVSQLPTPSFVVSLPIVQRNIARLHQDVSDLGIGFRPHVKTLKTLEITRLMLANGRYRSVVASTLAEIRGVLPLVQEGVLDECLYSMPVYPGALPALQQLRKSIHIQLMVDNEQQITCLDNFPTESTQPWDIFIKIDVGSHRAGIQPDSSLLCRLVAKAEKSHSVNIAGFYCHAGHSYAGRSPAEAERTLQDEISGVLIASKLLPATRKLWVHVYVTEISICRTNPSANMSRTGNFPANDLQQVSTAVISESDQAVRVIAEICSVYPDRNEALINAGVVALSRDTSAFPGFGYVVGRPEWNVVRLSQEHGILGTTQPKSTADEAFAVGQRVSLYCNHACITAAAFYVYYIVDEDDVVIDCWVPWKGW is encoded by the exons ATGCCTCGCTGCCTCTCATCAAAGCAGACACCAATGACAATGGACCACTCCCTGGAGCACCACCGCGCCTATCTTGGCAATTCTGTCTCCCAGCTACCCACGCCGTCCTTTGTAGTTAGCCTCCCCATCGTGCAGAGGAACATTGCCAGATTGCATCAAGACGTTTCCGATCTTGGTATCGGCTTCCGGCCGCATGTCAAAACACTAAAG ACACTTGAAATCACGCGGTTGATGCTTGCAAACGGAAGATATCGCTCTGTTGTCGCCTCGACCCTGGCAGAGATCCGTGGAGTTCTCCCTTTGGTCCAAGAGGGTGTTTTGGATGAG TGTCTCTATAGCATGCCTGTCTACCCCGGTGCTTTGCCTGCACTCCAGCAATTGCGCAAGTCTATCCACATACAACTCATGGTCGATAACGAGCAGCAAATCACTTGCCTGGATAATTTCCCAACCGAATCAACACAGCCGTGGGACATTTTTATCAAAATCGATGTTGGTTCGCACAGAGCCGGCATACAACCAGATTCGTCTTTATTATGCAGGCTGGTCGCAAAGGCCGAAAAGTCTCACTCTGTCAATATTGCTGGCTTTTACTGCCATGCGGGCCATTCCTATGCCGGGCGTTCTCCCGCCGAGGCAGAAAGAACGTTACAAGATGAGATCTCGGGAGTCTTGATCGCATCGAAACTCTTGCCCGCGACGCGCAAGCTCTGGGT GCATGTCTATGTGACCGAGATATCCATCTGCCGAACAAACCCTTCCGCTAACATGAGCCGTACAGGGAATTTCCCCGCCAACGATCTCCAACAAGTTTCAACGGCTGTCATTTCCGAATCCGACCAGGCGGTGCGTGTGATCGCCGAGATATGCAGCGTGTATCCAGATCGCAACGAGGCTCTCATAAACGCAGGCGTCGTTGCCTTATCCAGAGATACCAGCGCATTTCCTGGCTTCGGATATGTCGTGGGGAGGCCTGAGTGGAACGTGGTTCGGCTATCCCAGGAGCACGGAATACTAGGTACGACGCAGCCTAAGAGCACAGCTGATGAGGCTTTTGCAGTTGGACAGCGCGTAAGTCTGTACTGCAATCATGCCTGCATTACAGCGGCAGCTTTCTATGTTTATTATATtgtcgatgaggatgatgtaGTGATCGATTGCTGGGTTCCTTGGAAGGGCTGGTAA